Below is a window of Mycobacterium dioxanotrophicus DNA.
TGACGCTGACCGGTGGCGCGATCGGCCAGGGGCTCCCGGTGGCTGTGGGTGCCGCCGTCGCCGCGCCGCACCGGCCGGTGATCGCGCTGCAGGCCGACGGAAGTGCGCTCTACACCATCTCAGCGCTGTGGACCATGGCCCGCGAGCAGCTCGATGTCACCGTCGTCATCCTCAACAACCACGCCTACGCGATCCTGCAAATGGAACTGCAGCGCGTCGGCGCCGCCGCGGCCGGCGAGCAGTCCCGATCGTTGCTCGAACTCGGCCACCCGGACATCGACTTTGGGTCCATCGCACAGGGATTCGGTGTTCCCGCCACACAGGCGAGCACCGCCGAAGAGCTTGCCGAGCAGTTCCGGGCTGCGCTCGCCGAGCCGGGCCCGCACCTGATCGACGCCGCGGTGCCGGGCTTGTCGGTTTAATTCTTGGGTCGTTTGGCCAACACCACCTCGGCCAGCGGAATCTGCGTCTGTTCGGGCGCCGCGGCCAGCCGAGCGGCCACGCCGGCCTCGAGCCGGTCGAAGAACGTCGTCCGCCGTGCCGCGTCGTCCAGTGCTTGGGCCAGCGCACCGAATATCGAGAACCGGCAGAACGCGGCCCACTGGGCGCCGAAAGCCTTTGCGTCATGGTCGGTGCGGTACTGGTTGAAGAATCGGTCCTCGGCGTCGAGCACCTCGAGATGCTCGATCGACAACCGTTCGAGCCGGCCAGACGGTGCGAAGGGGGCTGCGAAATCCGCTGCGGCGCGGCCCATCACGGGCAGTGACATCCGGTGCAGCTCGTCGCTGCTGATGACTCCGTCGGCGACGAGTTCCCGCAGCGCTTCGGTGAGGGCCAACAGCAGCGGGCGATAGCCGAAGTCGCCGTCGTCGGCCAGCCCCATTGTCAGCACCACGAGTCTGCCGCCAGGGCACAGCTCCCGACCACGGAACGCCACGAACTCGTGCCAGTCGTGCGCGGCCTGCCGCGCGTAGGCGGAGCGGACATGTGCGTCGGCACTGTAGGCCACGGCGATGTGATCGCCCACCGGCATCGGCACCCGGTCCAGCCACTGAATCGACCACGCCGACCAACCCAGGTTGACGCTGTTCGACGGCAGGATCTGGCTGTAGTACGACCGGCCCACCGCAGAGCTGAATGCCGCGGCATCCGTGCGCAGGTAGGAGGCCCGGTCCTCCGCGAGGGTGCGGAACAGCGTGGTGAAGTCGTTGTCCGGGGTATCGGTATGTGTCACCAGCACGGAATGTTCGGGACGGGTGCGCCCCCGCAGCACACCGACCGCCTTGGTGATCGCGAGCAGGCCATTGTGTCCGGTGCCTGCTCCGTAGTCGGCGATAACAATGGGCTGTGGCGGGCTCGGCAGCGGTACGGTGCGGGCGGCCTCCGCGAAAAGTGCGATCGCCGAACTCAATCCGGCTGCCTGTAACCCGGGACTCGTCGGCCCGACCGACGGGTCAGCTTCGGTCTCGTCACGAGGCATGCCACGACGGTAGTCGTTGCTGCGGCGAGCATGGCACACTTCCGGCTATGAGCAGCCGGCGAATCGCGGCACCGATGGTGGCGGCC
It encodes the following:
- a CDS encoding class I SAM-dependent methyltransferase; this encodes MPRDETEADPSVGPTSPGLQAAGLSSAIALFAEAARTVPLPSPPQPIVIADYGAGTGHNGLLAITKAVGVLRGRTRPEHSVLVTHTDTPDNDFTTLFRTLAEDRASYLRTDAAAFSSAVGRSYYSQILPSNSVNLGWSAWSIQWLDRVPMPVGDHIAVAYSADAHVRSAYARQAAHDWHEFVAFRGRELCPGGRLVVLTMGLADDGDFGYRPLLLALTEALRELVADGVISSDELHRMSLPVMGRAAADFAAPFAPSGRLERLSIEHLEVLDAEDRFFNQYRTDHDAKAFGAQWAAFCRFSIFGALAQALDDAARRTTFFDRLEAGVAARLAAAPEQTQIPLAEVVLAKRPKN